The window CTTTTCCGGCCTTCAGCCTTTCGGGATCAGTCGTTTCGGACAGGCGGCCCGGATGTGGGATTCACTCAGATCGGGCATGAGAGCCAAGGCCCGCTGGGCATCGATCTGCGCCTCACACACCGCTTCCAACACCTGTTCCCCCATTAAGGAAAGGGGCATATCGGCGGTTTGCTCGGGATCCGTATTCACGGAAATCTGTCGCACCCCCAGCGGCGGCGGCGGCAAGACGGGATCCGGCTCTTCGGGTGGCATTGTGGTGGAAGTACCCACATCCAACTGCAATTGGGCAAAGGCTACACCGCCCCCCAATATCAACAGGGATCCCAGTAGCAATCCCCATCCCATCCCGTGCATCCCTTGGCAAGGCCGAGATGGATTCTTGCATCGCTTCCATCGCTCAGGCCCGCTCATGTCCACAGCCCCATGACTCATGCCACCTCTCCAGAACCACCCATGCGTTCAGAATATCCAACAGGTTTTGCAGTAGGCTAGCGTTGGTCTTCTAGATCTGACCCTGGATCTGCACAAAGTTCGAGCACTGGTACCCATCGCTTTTCCCACAAGTCATTCCCTTTATGGCTCGTCTATCTCAGGAGCTAGCCCTGTTTTCCCAAATCCAGAGCCTGGTGGATCCCCTCAGCTCCCCTGCCTCCGAGGCGGGATCCCTTGAAGAAAGGATCCGAGTCGAGCAAATCTTGAAACTGGCGGGCGAACGCAGCTTTGGGTTGTTTTTGGTTGTCCTGTCCCTACCTTCGGCTTTACCCCTGCCTGCCCCGGGCTACTCGACACCCTTTGGCCTGTTGATTGTCCTGCTGGCGGCTCAGTTGGCAATGGGGCGAACCACCCCCTGGTTACCGGAATGGGTGTTGCAAAAATCAATTCAACTGAATCAATTTCAAAGGCTGGTGCAGGCCGGGATCCCTTGGTTGCAACGCATTGAAAAAATTTCTCGCCCCCGTTGGACTTATCTGTGTACATCGCGTCTGAGCCGAGGGGTTTTGGGCACCTTGATTACTCTCATGGGGATTTCCATGATCATTCCGATCCCGGGCACCAATACCCTACCGGCGATAGGGGTTTTTGTGACTGCCTTTGGTCTGATGGAAGAAGACGGGATCCTGTGTAGTTTGGGATCCCTGATTTGTGTGGCGGGTGGATTCCTGACCACTTCGATTTTGGTGGGGCTATGGCTAGGAGGAGCTACTTTGCTGGATTGGCTGGGTTGGTAGAAGGGTAGTGCGGGCCACTCTGATTCGGCTTGTTACTCAACTTAATATTCAACTTGTAGAATATTCCTGCTGGGATATCCTAGAAATAGCCCTTTATCTTAACGGCGCATGTCCCTTGCCCATGCCATCCTGGCCAGCCTTGTGGAAGAGGCCACCAGCGGCTACGAACTGGTGAAAGACTTTAACGAGCGTATTGCCTGCTACTGGCAAGCCAGCCAACAACAGATTTATCGGGAACTCAACCGCCTGGAAGAACAGGGGTGGATCGCAGGAGAACGGGTGATCCAAACCGACCGGCCCAATAAAAAGCTTTACCGCATTACTCCCGCAGGATTGCAGGCCCTCAAAGAATGGGTGGCGCAGCCCTCTGACCCAGCGGCAATTCGAGAAGAACTGTTGGTGAAGGTGCTGGCGGGGTATCTGGTGGATCCCTTGGTGATTCGGGCGGAAGTGCAACGGCGACGGGAATACCATCAGGCGCGTTTGGAGCATTATCACCAAGTGGAGGAGGCGTATTTTCAGAACTTGACGGCGGCTCCACTCCCAAAGCAATTTATGTACCGAACCCTGCGTCGCGGCATCCGCTACGAAGCTGACTGGGTGGCTTGGTGCGACGAAACTCTGGAGTGGCTCAATGGCACAGCTTCATCTGCAACTCCTGGAACGAAACCTGAAGCGGCTGCGGATTGGCTTGCGACCAATCTCGGCTAAGCAGGTTCTTTTGCGGGCAGGGGTAGGGATCCTGTTATTGGGGCTGGGATCCCAGCTTTGGGGTCGTTCCCTTTTGTTTGGCCTAATTTGTTGGGGGGTTGGCGTGGGCATTGGGATCCCTTGGGGCTTGGGCCATACCTTGTGCTTGGATCGGGAAACCCAAACGGTTTCCCTGACACAGCATCGTGGCCCCTGGGGATTGTGGCGACAGCGGGTTTTTTCCTATCCCTGGGCTCAGTTGCAAACGGTGCGGATGCATCGCCTTGGCCGGGAGGTTTTGGATAACCAAGCTCAAGAGAGTTTTCAAGTGCAAAGCCAAGTGCGATTGCGGTTTCAGGGGGAAGATTTTGAACGAGAAGAGGTGATTGCCCACTTCAGCAGCCAATCGGGCCTGAAAGGGGCGGAGCCGGAAGCCTTTCTGTTGTCGGAGCGCCTGGTGCGTTGGATACAACCTTATCTATCTTCCTCAAGCCCGTAACAAATCTAACTTTCTTGGGATCCCCAACTCCTGTAGATTGCTTGTTATGTTATCTACTGAACTGAATTGAGGTCGCGCTGAGAATGATCGCGAAAGTTCTCTGGAATACTTGAAGGTGTGTTGAGAATGGATTCATCATGAATGGACAGCCTGTGTGAGCCGACTGGATGATCGATTTCGATGTTTTACCCGATTGGGTTTTCATCCTTCTCTGGGGACTCTCACTGGCGGCAGTGAGCTATTGGCACAAGCAAACCCTGAAGCGCACCCAGGAGGGCTTTCCTGACCTAATCACCCTGTCGCGGGCTGATACCACGGTGCTGGAGTACAACAGTGCCTATCAAAAGCTATTGGGAGATTGGCGGGGCAAACGCTGGATCGACTCAGTGCCCGCCTCAGAACAAGCCCTGGTGCGGGAAAAGCTAGCCCAACTGACTCCAGACCAGCCGACGGTTGTGTGTGTCAACTCCTTGCCGGATGCCAATGGGGAGACCCGTTGGTTCGAGTGGATTAACCAGGGTTTATTCGACCGACGGGGCCGGTTGCAGTTCATTCGCGGGGTAGGCCGGGAGATCACCCAACAAAAGCAGCTGGAAGAAACCTTACGGATGCGCGAAGCTCAACTGCGAACTCTATTGGATGCCTTGCCATTGGCAGTTTGGGCCAGAGATTCACGAGGGGTGTTAATCCTACAAAATGCCACAGATCGCGCCTGGTTTGGGGATCTGCTCGGCACCTCAATCGAACAAGCGTATGAGCAAAATAACTGGCAAGACAGTCACGACAAAATTCTTGCCCAAATTAACCAGCAGGGCGTTTATCAACGGGAGAGTAAAGAACTCATTCTGGGGGAAGAACGCTATACCTATCGTCTGACGGTACCGATTCGAGATCAGTCGGAAGGGTTGGGGGTGTTGGGCATCACCCTGGATATGACCGAGCAAAAACGCCTAGAACAAGAACTCAAAGAGCAAGAAGCACGATTCCATGCCCTGATCGAAAACAGCCATGACATCCTTCACCACATGGATGCTGAAGGGCGTCTGTATTGTCTGAATCCGAAAGCCGCTGAGTCCATTTTGGGCTATGTCCCTGTACCGGGGGAGTTTCGCCCCCTCGATTGGGTTCATCCGCAGGATCAGGACAAGATAGCTGCTGCTTTTGAGCAGTTATTGGCCCATCCAGGTCAGCCCCTGAGCTTTGTCTATCGCATGCAACATGCTGATGGTCATTGGGTGTGGCTGGAGAGTTTGGCTACCAATTGGCTAGCGGATCCTGTCATTCAGGGCATTGTCTCCAATACCCGCGATATTAGCCGCCAAAAACAGGTGGAATTGGATTTGCAAGAGAGTGAAAGACGCCTCAAGGCCATCTTAGACGGGATCCCATTTCCTATTTTTCTCAAGGATTTACAGGGTCGCTATACCCAAGTGAATGCCACCTATTTACGCCTGGAGAAACTTAGCCCTGACGAAATCTTAGGCAAGACGGATGCTGAACTTTTTTTACCAGACAATGCCCTGCGCTACCAGCGAGAAGATCAAACTGCCTTGCAATCCCATCAGCCGATTAGCTACGAACAAGTGGTTCCTTATCCCGAACAAGAGATTACCAGTCTGGTGACCAAGTTTGCTCTGCGGGATGGGAATGGGGATCCCTATGCCCTCTGTGGTATTTGTGTTGATATTACACCTCTTAAAACTGCCCAGGATGTCCTCCTTCAGGAGGCAGAACGAGAACGGTTATTAGGGTCTTTGTTGCAGCGCAGCCGCCAAACCCTGGATTTGGATCAAATTTTGCAAACGACTGTAGCAGAAGTCCGGCAATGCTTACAGGTGGATCGGGTCATGATCTACCAACTCCAAGAACTGTTAGGGGGAGTGGTCATCGCCGAGTCCGTTCAGGAGCCCTGGCCTAGCCAGCTGGGGCGCTCCGTTTGGGATGCCTATTTCCAAGCGGATCCCTGCTATCGCAAGTATTGTCAGGGCTTTGTCCAGGCGTTGGGGGATGTTCGGGCGGCCCATCTGGATCCCTGTTATCAGGAGTTGCTGGATTCTTTCCAAGCCCAGGCCAATTTGGTGGTGCCGATTCGAGAGAATGCCTCAGAAAAGCTGTGGGGGTTACTGGTGGCCCAACATTGCCAAGCCCCACGGTTTTGGGAGGGCTGGGAAATCCGGTTGCTACAGCAACTGGCGGATCAACTGGCGATTGCTTTGCAGCAAGCACAACTGTATAAACAGGTGCAAGTTTTGAATCAAAACTTAGAAGAAAAAATTCAGCAGCGCACCCTTGAGTTGGAACGATCTCTGCAATTTGAGGCGCTTCTTAAGCGCATCACCGATCGTGTGCGGGACTCGCTGGATGAAGCTGAAATCCTCAGCAGTGCTGTCCAAGAGCTGGGGAAAAACTTACAGGTAGATGGCTGTGATATTGGCCTCTACAATGCTGATCTCACCCGTTCAACGATCACCTATGAGTATTGTCCACGGGTGAAATCTGCCCTGAACGTTTCTATACCGATGGTGGGAGGTATTTATGATGATCTTTACCATCAACTGACGCGCGGGCAATCCTGCTTGTTTTGCTTTATTTCCCCAACTCTGGTTCGCCCCGAAAAAGATCACAGTGTGGTGTTTGCTTGTCCCCTCACTGACAAAGATCACACCTTGGGAGACTTGTGGGTGTTTCGCCGCTCTGGGGATGGCTTTGATGAGCAGGAACTGCGGCTCATTCGTCAGGTGGCCAATCAATGTGCCATTGGTTTGCGTCAGGCCCGTTTGTTTCGAGCGACTCAGGAGCAGGTGCTCGCCCTAGAACGGCTGAACCAATTGAAAGATGACTTCATCAGCACCGTCAGTCACGAGTTGCGCACGCCGCTAACCAGTCTGAGGGTTGCCTTGCAAATGCTCCAGGTCACACCCCCTGGCAAGAAACACGCTCAATACCTAGCCATTGCTCAACGGGAATGTCGCCGCGAAATTGAACTGATCAACGACTTGCTGGATCTGCAACGGCTGGAGGCGGGGGCCTATACCCTGGATATTCGCACCCTGACGTGGGAGGCACTCCTGGGAGATTTGCTGTCCATTACCACTGAACAAACCCAGTCCCGTGGACAACAGTTTGAAGCCAGTGTTCCTCTAGACGGTCAGATCAGCACCGATCCAACCCTGTTGGGCCGTATTTTACGGGAACTCCTCCACAACGCGGTCAAATATACGCCTGCCCAGGGATCCATCTCCTTGAAGGTAGAGCCGGACGTGCAACAAACCTGCCTACAGGTGAGCAACAGCCAGGAGATCCCTCCAGAAGAGTTGCCCCGTATTTTTGAGCGCTTTTATCGCATTGGCAACCGTAATCCCTGGAAAGAAGGCGGTACCGGTTTGGGCTTGGCGTTGGTCAAACAAATCATCGACCGCTTGCAGGGATCCCTAGAGGTCAGCAGCAGCGCCGGATGGACAACCTTTACCCTCTGGATCCCGCAGGTGCAGGAAGAGACTACCCTAGGTTGAAAGGGCCGCCGGTTTGCGCTTGGATCCCTGTTCCACCCAATAGCTTCAAGACTCGGCTCATCTCAGGTGCGCCGATGGTGCATAGCGGTCACCCCTGTCGGATCCAGTACCTTGCCCCGTTCCACCTGGGCATAAACGACATAGCGATCCCCGCAGCCCATCCAGTTTTTCACCCGACACTCGAGGTAGGCTAGCGCCTCCTGCAAAATAGGACAACCGTTCTCCGCAGCAATGGTCTCGATTCCGGCAAAGCGATCTTCCCCTGGCCGTTGCGGTCGCTGAAAATGTCGTTGCAGGCTGCTTTTGCCCTCCCGCAAAATATTCAGCACAAAGGGGACTTGCGGTTGAGTCAGCAGTTCTGCCTCA of the Thermostichus vulcanus str. 'Rupite' genome contains:
- a CDS encoding exopolysaccharide biosynthesis protein, which codes for MARLSQELALFSQIQSLVDPLSSPASEAGSLEERIRVEQILKLAGERSFGLFLVVLSLPSALPLPAPGYSTPFGLLIVLLAAQLAMGRTTPWLPEWVLQKSIQLNQFQRLVQAGIPWLQRIEKISRPRWTYLCTSRLSRGVLGTLITLMGISMIIPIPGTNTLPAIGVFVTAFGLMEEDGILCSLGSLICVAGGFLTTSILVGLWLGGATLLDWLGW
- a CDS encoding PadR family transcriptional regulator — its product is MSLAHAILASLVEEATSGYELVKDFNERIACYWQASQQQIYRELNRLEEQGWIAGERVIQTDRPNKKLYRITPAGLQALKEWVAQPSDPAAIREELLVKVLAGYLVDPLVIRAEVQRRREYHQARLEHYHQVEEAYFQNLTAAPLPKQFMYRTLRRGIRYEADWVAWCDETLEWLNGTASSATPGTKPEAAADWLATNLG
- a CDS encoding PAS domain S-box protein, with translation MIDFDVLPDWVFILLWGLSLAAVSYWHKQTLKRTQEGFPDLITLSRADTTVLEYNSAYQKLLGDWRGKRWIDSVPASEQALVREKLAQLTPDQPTVVCVNSLPDANGETRWFEWINQGLFDRRGRLQFIRGVGREITQQKQLEETLRMREAQLRTLLDALPLAVWARDSRGVLILQNATDRAWFGDLLGTSIEQAYEQNNWQDSHDKILAQINQQGVYQRESKELILGEERYTYRLTVPIRDQSEGLGVLGITLDMTEQKRLEQELKEQEARFHALIENSHDILHHMDAEGRLYCLNPKAAESILGYVPVPGEFRPLDWVHPQDQDKIAAAFEQLLAHPGQPLSFVYRMQHADGHWVWLESLATNWLADPVIQGIVSNTRDISRQKQVELDLQESERRLKAILDGIPFPIFLKDLQGRYTQVNATYLRLEKLSPDEILGKTDAELFLPDNALRYQREDQTALQSHQPISYEQVVPYPEQEITSLVTKFALRDGNGDPYALCGICVDITPLKTAQDVLLQEAERERLLGSLLQRSRQTLDLDQILQTTVAEVRQCLQVDRVMIYQLQELLGGVVIAESVQEPWPSQLGRSVWDAYFQADPCYRKYCQGFVQALGDVRAAHLDPCYQELLDSFQAQANLVVPIRENASEKLWGLLVAQHCQAPRFWEGWEIRLLQQLADQLAIALQQAQLYKQVQVLNQNLEEKIQQRTLELERSLQFEALLKRITDRVRDSLDEAEILSSAVQELGKNLQVDGCDIGLYNADLTRSTITYEYCPRVKSALNVSIPMVGGIYDDLYHQLTRGQSCLFCFISPTLVRPEKDHSVVFACPLTDKDHTLGDLWVFRRSGDGFDEQELRLIRQVANQCAIGLRQARLFRATQEQVLALERLNQLKDDFISTVSHELRTPLTSLRVALQMLQVTPPGKKHAQYLAIAQRECRREIELINDLLDLQRLEAGAYTLDIRTLTWEALLGDLLSITTEQTQSRGQQFEASVPLDGQISTDPTLLGRILRELLHNAVKYTPAQGSISLKVEPDVQQTCLQVSNSQEIPPEELPRIFERFYRIGNRNPWKEGGTGLGLALVKQIIDRLQGSLEVSSSAGWTTFTLWIPQVQEETTLG